A region of Drosophila suzukii chromosome 2L, CBGP_Dsuzu_IsoJpt1.0, whole genome shotgun sequence DNA encodes the following proteins:
- the PAPLA1 gene encoding mucin-2 isoform X2 has translation MSERSKGDVSRINNNANPTRVVKNPLLSASVTGLSFDDFPNKPQLLPAAPPVVHATPPAAPVLIAGILNREPKTLVTVGQPSSIDDSEALDEINLNTSSEDSIGAGGSSPYQGAGDQNANPLLEPLQEPGNDSLLSQAASSFTALPSVASNVFSTFSKRIYSGSRESSEEPKLDIQPTYIQQASYVQPVAPVPAPFYAAPPAAANEVVAPEPPKFYAPTEIPAPTAGVPGPPPAAGNPNTYRFTARKKLYAPIPGLSEQSGQGAQIPQAPQAIPSFQTPPYPPQPTPTANPAPFDISAQPAPVPVEERKSGSGLFSLTSLVPTGVLQNISGLVQSATGRSSEPEYTNPPQPTGGYFDVSTGPPAPSTNLFGVLNPGVPPGGNYFVPGPAPSLPSTEVVAPTAVGSFFAPPVPLPGAPAAAAPPVVGAFFSPAPTSIVPGVPPSVFTPGAAPPVSIQGVPSIPVNAAAVSPASLPPTSAVGGFFTPASGTITPGVPPSVPSVFNPEAVPPVAPPAVPTIPVSTTAAPPPSLPPTSAIGGFFNPGEAPPAAKSTATQAVNAPGVPSTGFFPPAAFPPTAPTASNPNPLPGAPPVAAAPPPAAGQASYRLQKGTRLYKSPLTAQETAASSGFAAPLPSTSVPPAIFNPFGAPASGPLNSVAQPEAQGNQGVPFVTQPVYTPAVPPTGEIPNIGPGFTAPPPAVTPIFAPQPAASIASLVPPPAASFANFAPPPAASSAPPPVASIASVAPPSAAPITSVAPPSAASIASAAPPPAVSIASVAPSPAASIASAAPPPAASIASVAPPPIAPIGSVAPPPAASIASVAPPPAASIANQPVARVPIFAAPTISSSGIPFFNPQPNNTFATSTALETLIQGTPSVQGNPLFAPISSANSFFVPQPSTESALFTNSESEKLVQEPSLTQGIPFFAPPPTGTAGINLFTPQPIEEQVSPKEKPKQIQTQEEHLSAPPPEINQSVNLSTASSEVPFFGPPVIEPVVEDTPATNPESSAPLFASSSEPDQGPITFPAPSAPVEQEIPLFVPVPALSEQSQGVLLYPPPPTGSTDSSGPTDPPSATSSDPPPAADPVTSSVSSFFSPAQEDSTSALFAPPPAANTSIFTPAPPTTSTLFAAIPTAQSAPELVPATPAELVDAPPAFLGTPEASTTNLFQSNTETQTVFSPFAQTKATPLIQKSGPELLPPPIGFFAQQTEAETLNHPPLAPSPLQSFFDPAPGAAASADFNFFASPGGVFPDLPVQQGIAPPPLALEPPTKAGDSSTASAPLGFELLSQSQQAQDQAPSSNENSYPNSSVNSFTGYFGGPSAPPAPTVAPEPVAALVAPVINCDPVNFFDQVPQTQSQIQQANEDQRIQNFFNNPPLQDQPAAPGELKYDIVHSGVAVKQLQERSQTPVSNLVEPPSSACSEFSTLAPAPTQSERQAVEDLLQQHLGELPDDILRELRMANANSDKGQVATPPVAIPYSPVVVHWFYKRSVDTKFIWTPFSHYDSALLETSLNLDDSSLIIPVEGGRYDVNIKERTKTPVYWEGKAIEVRRCSWFYKGVDSKYVPYTEDTAALLESEYKRSAETGEWHQKIMLGNGEQVVFHGPTVIVHFLPQQNADTWGTSTQSSMRPRVVKRDLDDFTIEQGESQRVDHLLFMVHGIGSACDLKMRSVEEVVDDFRVIAQQLVQSHYKNSTDMGLVGRVEVLPISWHGHLHSEEMGIDEKLKSITLESIPRLRNFTNDTLLDVLFYTSPKYCQKIMNTVADELNDVYIKYRMRHPEFNGGVSLAGHSLGSLILFDLLCHQEPLKESEEENKNPDQLPQKQASLKVQLPTSDLLPKQVSYAMGPEGTGQPVITYNQLIFHPKKFFALGSPIGMFVTIRGIDKLGLDFHLPTCPGFYNIFHPFDPVAYRIEALVNPDMSGIRPVLIPHHKGRKRMHLELKETMTRVGADIKQRFMDTFKTTLDSVNFLATVTKVKKEAEESLEKETSQTSSHAHQKQNEDHDESSVASSSYKLRNRTDSNSTTASEPEFIELDFPLGKLNDSKRVDYVLQEAPLEFINEYIFALSSHVCYWGSEDTILFVMKEIYASLGISTDSQVPQSSMTIERPVSHESSVSHSLLPM, from the exons AACCCAAAACATTGGTTACCGTAGGCCAGCCATCCAGCATTGACGACAGCGAGGCGCTCGACGAGATTAACTTGAATACCAGCAGCGAGGATTCAATTGGCGCTGGAGGATCGAGTCCATATCAAGGAGCAGGCGATCAAAACGCCAACCCCCTGTTAGAACCACTTCAAGAACCTGGCAACGATTCGCTGCTGAGCCAGGCGGCATCCTCCTTCACCGCCCTGCCTTCAGTGGCCTCCAATGTGTTTTCCACATTCTCGAAGCGAATCTATTCCGGCAGCAGGGAGTCCTCGGAGGAGCCCAAATTGGACATCCAGCCCACATACATTCAGCAGGCCAGCTACGTTCAGCCAGTAGCTCCAGTACCCGCTCCCTTCTACGCAGCTCCTCCAGCGGCGGCGAACGAAGTGGTCGCCCCCGAACCACCCAAGTTCTACGCACCCACTGAGATTCCGGCACCGACCGCAGGAGTTCCTGGTCCACCGCCCGCAGCAGGAAATCCCAACACTTATCGTTTCACCGCCAGAAAGAAGCTATACGCGCCCATTCCTGGATTATCAGAGCAATCCGGACAAGGTGCACAGATTCCCCAGGCTCCTCAAGCGATTCCGTCGTTCCAGACGCCACCGTATCCACCACAGCCAACTCCCACAGCAAATCCTGCTCCTTTTGACATATCAGCTCAGCCAGCTCCAGTTCCAGTAGAAGAGCGCAAATCAGGAAGTGGCCTATTCTCGCTGACCAGTCTTGTGCCTACGGGAGTTCTGCAAAACATCTCGGGACTTGTGCAATCCGCCACTGGCCGAAGCAGTGAGCCAGAATATACCAATCCTCCTCAGCCAACAGGAGGCTACTTCGACGTTTCAACCGGACCACCAGCTCCATCAACGAACCTATTTGGAGTTTTAAATCCAGGCGTACCACCGGGAGGTAACTATTTCGTACCTGGTCCCGCTCCATCATTACCCTCAACCGAGGTAGTAGCTCCCACTGCTGTGGGAAGTTTCTTTGCGCCACCAGTTCCATTGCctggagcaccagcagcagcagcacctcCAGTTGTTGGTGCATTCTTTAGTCCTGCACCGACATCAATAGTCCCAGGAGTTCCGCCTTCAGTTTTCACTCCAGGAGCAGCTCCACCTGTTTCCATACAAGGTGTTCCATCAATTCCTGTAAACGCAGCAGCAGTATCACCAGCAAGTCTCCCGCCAACTTCCGCAGTTGGAGGATTCTTTACACCTGCATCGGGAACAATCACCCCGGGAGTTCCGCCCTCGGTTCCTTCTGTTTTCAATCCAGAAGCTGTTCCTCCTGTTGCCCCACCAGCGGTTCCAACAATACCTGTATCGACAACAGCAGCACCACCTCCAAGCCTTCCTCCAACATCCGCTATAGGAGGATTCTTTAATCCAGGAGAAGCACCTCCTGCTGCCAAATCAACTGCAACACAAGCCGTAAACGCACCAGGAGTACCATCAACAGGGTTCTTTCCCCCAGCAGCATTTCCTCCGACTGCCCCAACTGCTTCTAATCCCAATCCCTTGCCAGGAGCTCCGCCTGTAGCAGCTGCTCCACCGCCAGCCGCTGGACAGGCATCATATAGGCTCCAAAAGGGCACTCGCCTCTACAAGAGTCCATTGACGGCGCAGGAAACTGCAGCATCTTCCGGATTTGCCGCTCCTTTGCCTTCCACATCTGTACCACCGGCAATTTTCAACCCGTTCGGAGCACCGGCTTCAGGACCTCTTAACTCAGTGGCACAACCAGAGGCTCAAGGCAACCAAGGAGTTCCATTCGTTACACAGCCAGTTTACACTCCCGCTGTTCCCCCCACAGGCGAAATACCTAACATCGGTCCAGGATTCACCGCTCCGCCACCAGCTGTTACTCCAATTTTTGCTCCTCAACCAGCGGCATCAATTGCAAGTCTTGTCCCTCCACCAGCAGCATCTTTTGCTAATTTTGCTCCTCCGCCAGCAGCAAGTTCTGCTCCTCCGCCAGTAGCATCAATTGCAAGTGTTGCTCCTCCGTCAGCAGCTCCAATTACAAGTGTTGCTCCTCCGTCAGCAGCCTCAATTGCAAGTGCCGCTCCTCCGCCAGCAGTCTCAATCGCAAGTGTTGCTCCTTCACCAGCAGCATCAATCGCAAGTGCTGCTCCTCCGCCAGCAGCCTCAATCGCAAGTGTTGCTCCTCCACCAATAGCACCAATCGGAAGTGTTGCTCCTCCGCCAGCAGCCTCAATCGCAAGTGTTGCTCCTCCACCAGCAGCATCTATTGCTAATCAACCTGTTGCAAGGGTACCCATTTTCGCCGCACCAACAATATCCTCTTCAGGAATTCCTTTCTTTAATCCACAACCAAACAATACGTTTGCAACTTCGACAGCTTTGGAAACACTGATCCAAGGAACTCCATCTGTTCAAGGAAATCCCTTGTTTGCGCCAATATCCTCAGCCAACTCCTTTTTTGTTCCCCAACCGTCGACGGAATCTGCTCTCTTCACTAATTCAGAAAGTGAAAAACTGGTCCAAGAACCCTCATTGACCCAAGGAATTCCATTCTTTGCACCACCGCCAACAGGGACAGCGGGAATAAATCTTTTTACACCACAGCCCATCGAGGAGCAAGTATCACCAAAAGAGAAACCCAAGCAGATCCAGACCCAAGAGGAACATTTATCTGCACCACCACCAGAAATCAATCAAAGCGTTAACTTGTCAACGGCATCCAGCGAAGTTCCATTCTTTGGTCCTCCTGTTATCGAACCTGTTGTGGAAGATACTCCAGCGACCAACCCCGAATCGAGTGCTCCACTCTTTGCGTCGTCAAGCGAGCCAGATCAAGGACCTATAACATTTCCGGCTCCATCTGCCCCAGTGGAACAAGAGATTCCATTATTTGTGCCAGTGCCAGCTTTATCAGAACAAAGTCAGGGTGTACTACTGTATCCGCCACCACCAACTGGATCCACTGATTCCAGCGGGCCTACTGACCCACCGTCAGCGACTTCAAGTGATCCACCGCCAGCGGCTGATCCTGTAACTTCATCAGTATCATCGTTCTTTTCCCCTGCTCAAGAGGATTCTACATCTGCGTTATTTGCACCACCACCAGCTGCAAATACTTCAATATTCACGCCGGCGCCGCCAACAACTTCTACGTTGTTCGCCGCCATACCAACAGCCCAATCCGCACCAGAACTGGTTCCGGCTACACCCGCTGAGTTAGTTGATGCTCCGCCTGCCTTCCTTGGAACACCAGAGGCCAGCACTACAAATCTGTTCCAGAGCAACACCGAGACTCAAACGGTCTTTAGTCCATTTGCCCAAACTAAAGCTACGCCTTTGATTCAGAAATCTGGACCGGAATTGCTTCCACCTCCAATTGGATTTTTCGCACAGCAGACCGAGGCCGAAACACTTAACCATCCACCACTTGCCCCATCCCCCCTGCAGAGCTTCTTTGACCCAGCACCAGGAGCAGCTGCGTCCGCGGACTTTAACTTCTTTGCGAGTCCAGGTGGCGTTTTTCCGGATTTGCCAGTCCAGCAGGGAATTGCACCGCCACCCCTGGCACTAGAGCCACCTACGAAAGCTGGTGACTCAAGTACTGCCTCCGCTCCTCTCGGATTTGAGTTGCTGAGCCAATCCCAGCAAGCGCAAGACCAAGCGCCAAGTTCAAACGAAAATTCCTATCCAAATTCAAGTGTCAACTCTTTCACCGGCTATTTTGGTGGCCCCAGTGCCCCTCCGGCACCTACAGTCGCACCTGAGCCAGTAGCAGCACTTGTTGCTCCAGTTATAAACTGCGATCCGGTCAATTTCTTTGATCAGGTGCCCCAGACTCAGTCACAAATCCAACAAGCCAACGAGGACCAGCGCATCCAGAACTTCTTCAACAATCCGCCACTGCAGGATCAACCCGCTGCACCGGGAGAACTCAAGTACGACATTGTTCACAGTGGAGTGGCTGTGAAGCAGCTGCAGGAGCGATCGCAGACGCCAGTCTCCAATCTCGTCGAGCCGCCCTCATCCGCCTGCTCCGAGTTCTCGACCCTCGCTCCAGCTCCAACTCAAAGCGAGCGCCAAGCAGTTGAGGATCTGTTACAGCAGCATTTGGGCGAATTGCCCGACGATATTCTTAGAGAGCTAAGAATGGCCAATGCCAACAGCGACAAGGGTCAGGTGGCCACACCTCCCGTGGCTATA CCTTACTCACCAGTAGTGGTCCATTGGTTCTACAAGCGCAGCGTGGACACAAAGTTTATCTGGACACCATTCAGTCACTATGATTCGGCCCTACTAGAAACCAGTCTTAATCTTG ACGATTCCTCTTTGATAATTCCCGTGGAGGGTGGCCGCTACGATGTGAACATCAAGGAGCGCACCAAGACTCCCGTTTACTGGGAGGGAAAGGCCATCGAAGTACGGCGCTGCTCCTGGTTCTACAAGGGAGTTGACTCCAAGTACGTACCCTACACCGAGGATACGGCCGCCCTACTTGAATCGGAATACAAGCGATCTGCGGAGACTGGCGAGTGGCATCAGAAGATCATGTTGGGCAATGGCGAGCAAGTGGTCTTCCACGGACCAACCGTCATCGTGCATTTCCTGCCGCAACAGAATGCGGACACCTGGGGAACCAGCACACAGAGCTCCATGCGACCACGGGTGGTCAAGAGGGATCTGGATGATTTCACCATCGAACAGGGCGAGTCTCAACGAGTGGATCACCTGCTTTTCATGGTCCACGGCATTGGATCTGCCTGCGATTTGAAAATGCGATCGGTGGAGGAAGTTG TGGATGACTTCCGGGTAATTGCCCAGCAACTGGTTCAGTCGCACTATAAAAACTCCACGGACATGGGTCTGGTGGGTCGCGTTGAAGTCTTGCCCATATCCTGGCACGGTCACCTGCACTCCGAGGAGATGGGCATCGACGAAAAGCTCAAATCCATCACTCTGGAGTCGATTCCACGCCTGCGAAACTTCACCAACGACACGCTGCTCGACGTGCTCTTCTACACCAGTCCGAAGTACTGCCAGAAGATCATGAACACTGTGGCCGATGAACTTAACGACGTCTACATAAAGTACCGAATGCGACATCCAGAATTCAATGGAGGAGTCTCGTTGGCAGGACACAGTCTCGGCTCCCTTATCCTGTTTGATTTGCTGTGCCATCAGGAGCCACTCAAGGAAAGCGAGGAGGAGAATAAA AATCCCGACCAACTGCCTCAGAAGCAGGCCAGTCTAAAGGTTCAGCTCCCGACCAGCGATCTTCTGCCCAAACAAGTCAGCTACGCGATGGGTCCGGAGGGCACTGGTCAGCCAGTGATCACATACAACCAACTCATATTCCACCCGAAGAAGTTTTTCGCTCTGGGCTCGCCCATCGGGATGTTTGTGACCATCCGAGGCATCGATAAGCTTGGCCTTGACTTCCACCTGCCCACGTGTCCGGGTTTCTACAACATATTCCATCCCTTCGATCCGGTGGCCTATCGCATCGAAGCACTTGTGAATCCGGACATGAGTGGTATTCGGCCGGTATTGATTCCCCACCACAAGGGACGCAAGCGGATGCACCTGGAGCTTAAGGAGACAATGACACGGGTGGGAGCGGATATCAAGCAACGTTTTATGGACACATTTAAGACCACGCTGGATAGTGTCAATTTCCTGGCCACAGTGACGAAGGTGAAAAAGGAAGCCGAGGAATCCCTGGAGAAGGAGACAAGTCAGACTTCTTCGCATGCCCATCAAAAGCAAAACGAGGATCACGACGAGAGCTCTGTGGCCAGCTCATCCTACAAACTAAGAAATCGCACCGATTCCAATTCAACCACGGCTTCTGAACCTGAGTTTATCGAACTTGACTTCCCGCTGGGAAAGCTGAACGACTCAAAGCGAGTGGACTACGTGCTCCAAGAAGCGCCTCTGGAGTTTATCAACGAATATATTTTCGCCCTGAGCAGCCATGTGTGCTACTG GGGCTCCGAAGATACGATCCTGTTCGTTATGAAGGAGATCTACGCCAGCCTGGGCATCAGCACAGACAGCCAGGTGCCGCAGTCCTCAATGACCATCGAGCGACCCGTCTCCCACGAGAGCAGTGTCAGCCATTCGCTGTTGCCGATGTGA